The genomic window AGAGGCAGCGTGTGGCTGTCGCCAGGGCGATAGTGGTTGAGCCGGACGTTCTACTCATGGACGAGCCGCTAAGCAACCTTGACGCAAAGCTCAGAGTGGCGATGCGCGCCGAGATAAAGAAGCTCCAGACGAAACTGAAGGTAACGACGATCTACGTCACCCACGATCAGGTCGAGGCAATGACCATGGGCGACAGGATTGCTGTCATGAACAAGGGCCGGCTCCTCCAGGTCGGGCCTCCCACGGAAGTTTACCTCAAGCCAAACTCCCTCTTCGTGGCGACTTTCATAGGTGCCCCCGAGATGAACATAGTTAATGCGACGGTTACCGAAAATGACGGGCTGGTACTCGAAGGCGACGGCTTCATCGTCCCCCTGCCCGAGGACTTCAGGGAGCTACTCCTTGACTACATTGGAAAGGATGTCCTCCTTGGCATACGGCCGGAGCACATGACCGTGAAGGGTGTCTCCACCCTCGAACACGTAACAAGAACCGCTGAAATAGAGGGGACGGTGGACTTCATCGAGGCCCTAGGGACGGATACCATAGTTCACGCCAAGGTTGGGGGGAACATCATCAAGATAAAGCTTCCTGGCCACATACCCCTCCCGGTTGGAGAAAAGATTAAAATAGAGATTGACCTTGACAATATCCATATCTTCGACAGGGACACGGAGAAAGCGATAATCTGAGGCCTGCCTATGGAAGAGAAGGAGATAAAGTCCCTCCTCCGTGAGTTCGGTCTTAACGAGTACGAGGTTAGGGCGTACCTTACCCTCATCCGGAACGGCCCGTTAACCGCTGGAGAACTCGCGACGCTCTCAAAGGTTCCCCAGCCCAGGATATACGACGTAATAAGGACTCTAATGGCCAAGGGATTCGTCACGACGAGCC from Thermococcus sp. MAR1 includes these protein-coding regions:
- a CDS encoding ABC transporter ATP-binding protein, with the translated sequence MVEVKLEGITKRFGNFEAVKDLTLTIKDGEFLVLLGPSGCGKTTTLRMISGLETPTEGRIYFGDRDVTYLPPKDRNISMVFQSYAVWPHMKVFDNIAFPLRVKKYPENEITRRVKWAAELLQIESLLDRYPGQLSGGQRQRVAVARAIVVEPDVLLMDEPLSNLDAKLRVAMRAEIKKLQTKLKVTTIYVTHDQVEAMTMGDRIAVMNKGRLLQVGPPTEVYLKPNSLFVATFIGAPEMNIVNATVTENDGLVLEGDGFIVPLPEDFRELLLDYIGKDVLLGIRPEHMTVKGVSTLEHVTRTAEIEGTVDFIEALGTDTIVHAKVGGNIIKIKLPGHIPLPVGEKIKIEIDLDNIHIFDRDTEKAII